The sequence below is a genomic window from Pseudomonas cannabina.
GCCATGTGGCCGACCACCGAGAAAACCGTGCTGGGCGGCTTCGTGTTGGTGATGCTGTACATGAAAGGACCACTGGAGCGTCTGATTACCGCCCTGCCCGGCATCAGCCGCGCGCAGATCGCCATGCGCCGCATCGCCGAACTGTCGTGGAAATTTTCCAGCCCCGAACCGCACCTGCTGGTCAGCGACCGCCCTAATTCACTGGCCAATATGCAGACCCTGGAACTGCGCAACCTGCGCTACGACTACCCGCCGGTCGAAGGCGGCGACGCGTTCCATCTCGGCCCGGTGGACCTGAGCATCAAACAGGGCGATATCGTGTTCATCGTCGGCGAGAACGGTTGTGGCAAGACCACGCTGATCAAGCTGCTGCTGGGCCTGTACAAGCCGCAACAGGGTGAAGTCCGCCTGAATGGCGAGGCTGTGATTCCGGAGAATCTCGACGATTATCGCCAGTTGTTCACCACGATCTTCGCCGATTACTACCTGTTCGATGAGCCGCTGCAGGGTGAGGCCGCATTGCCGCAAGACGCCGGCAAATACTTGGAGCGTCTGGACATCGCGCACAAGGTCAGCATCAAGGACGGCGCGTTTACCACCACCGACCTGTCCACCGGCCAGCGCAAGCGCCTGGCACTCATCAATGCCTGGCTGGACGAGCGTCAGGTGCTGGTCTTCGACGAGTGGGCCGCTGATCAGGACCCGGCATTCCGTCGGGTGTTCTACACCGAGCTGCTGCCGGAATTGAAGCAGCAGGGCAAGACCATCATCGTCATTTCCCACGACGACCGCTACTTCTACATCGCCGATCAACTGGTGCGCATGCAGGCGGGCCAGATTGAGGTCGAGCAAGCGCAGAGCCAAACCGCACAAGCCTGAATCATCGACATTGAAACGCCCCGCCCGGCCTGTCCGCGAGCGGGGCTTTTTCTTGTCCGGAGAAGTGACGCGCGGCCAAAGCGGATAGCCAAGAGCCATCTTTTTTCGGGATTTGTGAAAAATTCAGTAAATAATCGTTAATCGCTTTCGTTCTCATTAACAGCGAACTGCGTGCCCAGCCATTTCCCCGCGCGGCGCTTTATAAGTTGCGCTTGCCTGCCCGGTCGACGGCTGAACCCGACTGCGCAGGCCCGAACAACGCTCCCGATCTCCTTGCCGATACCCACTGGAAAGAGCCAATTCATGCACAACCCGTCACGCCTCACCCCGCTCAGCAACGCGCTGCTGCTCCGTCAGATGTTCCGTTCCCGGCCATCCATGGCGGCCATGGGTCTTGCGTTCTGCATGCCAGTCGCCCCGCAGGCGCAGGAAGCTGCCACCGAAGGCTCGGCCACGACGGGCTCGGTCACTCTGGCGCCGACCGCGATCGATTCGCAGTACCTGGGCACGACCACCGACGGCACCGGTTCGTATACCACCGGCGCAGTGAGTATTGGCAAGGGCGCGCCGCAGTCGCTGCGTGAAACACCGCAATCGGTGACCGTAGTGACGCGGCAGGTCATGGACGACAGCAACCTCACCAGCCTCAGCGATGTGCTGGAAGACACGCCCGGCATCACTTTCCAGTACCGCAACTTTGGCGGTCACGTGTACACCTCGCGCGGCTTCTCGCTGCTGGCAGAAAGCTTCCTGATCGACGGCATTGGCGGTCAGGGTTATCAGATCACCGGCTGGATGCAGCCGGATATGGCCATTTATGACCGCGTGGAAGTGCTGCGCGGTGCGTCCGGCCTGCTGGTCGGCGCCGGTCAGCCTGGTGGCGCGGTCAATCTGGTGCGCAAACGCCCGACGGCCGACAACAAGTTCTCGATCACTACCCGTGCCGGTTCCTGGGACCAGTACCGTGTCGATCTGGACGGCAGCGGCAAGCTCAACGATTCGGGCACCCTGCGCGGGCGCATGGTCGCGGCCTATGACGACAGCGGTTCCTACCTCGACGGCCGCGACAGCCGCACCCCGCTGCTGTACGGCATCGTCGAAGCCGACGTGAGCGATGACACCACCCTGACCATGAGCCTGCGTCGTCAGGAGCAGGTCATCAACGGCTACTCGATCTACGGCCTGCCACGCTACAGCAACGGCCAGTCGCTGGGCCTGTCGCGTTCGACCAACCTGGCGCAGAAGTGGAACCGCCACGAGAGCGACATGACCGAGGCGTTCACCGAAGTCGCGCACCGCTTCAATGAAGACTGGACCAGCAAGACGTCGCTGACGTATTCGCAGGGCGGGTTTGATCAGACGATTGCGTATGCACGCGGAGCGGTCGATCCGGCTACGTTGGCGGGATCTACTTTCCAGAGCACGCTCTTCCGCAAGGACGAAGTGAACAGCACTGGTCTCAATAGCCAGTTGGAAGGTAATTTCAACGCCTTTGGCCTGGAGCATCAGGTAACACTCGGCGCTGACTGGTCAAGACAGGAGGCCAACTCGCATCAGGCTACTGCGCGGACCCGGTCGCCAATCAATATCTTCGACGTCAACCAGAACGCTTTCGCCAAACCTGCGCGTCCGGCCTGGACCACCGACATCGACACCACCGAAGAACGCGCGGGGCTGTACGCCAACACGCGTATTCACCTGAGCGAACCCTTGAGTGTGGTGCTGGGCACTCGTCTGAGCTGGTATGACTACAAGTACGACGTCAAGACCGGAGCGGCAACCAGTTACGAGTCCACGCAGACCCAGGAATTCACCCCGTTTGCGGGCGTTATCTACGACATCAACGACAGCTGGTCGTGGTACGCCAGCTATGCCGATATCTTCACACCGCAGGCCAACTATGTAACCGCTGGCGGCTCGCCGCTGGACCCGGCGATCGGCTCCAACTACGAAACCGGTTTCAAGGGTGAACTGTTCGACAAGCGCATGAACCTGTCGATGGCGCTGTTCTACATCAAGCAGAAGGATGTGGCCGGTGTCGACGTAAACACCACTCAGCTCTGCCCGACCAGCTCCGACGGCTCCTGCTACCTGCAGGACGGCATCAGCCGCAGCAAGGGTGTCGACGTCGAAGCCAGCGGCGAAGTGCTGCCGGGTCTGCAAGTGTTCGGCGGCTATACCTACAACATGCTGCGCAACAACGGTGACTCGGATGTTACCTATGAAACGCCGAAACACATGCTGCGCCTCAACACCAGCTACAACCTGCCGGGCGCCTGGAACCGCCTGACCCTGGGCACCGGCGTGTCGGCGGATTCGGGCTACGAAGTGCCGTCCAACAAACAGCTGGGCGTCGCCGGCAAGGCCATCTGGGATGCGCGGGCCTCGTGGAAACTGGATGAGAACTGGAAGGTGTCGCTCAACGCCGAAAACCTCTTCGACCGCAAGTACTACACCACCTCGATCGCCACCGACCGCTCCAACGTCTACGGCGAACCGCGCAGTTATGTCCTGACCTTGCGGGGTGATTTCTGATCTGAGTCCAGGCTTTTGATTCTGGCCGAAGGCCGTGATGGAACCCCCCGTGGGAGCGAGCTTGCTCGCGAAAGCAATGGTTCAAATACCCTGGTTCCCGGGGCTGCACCGGACTATTCGCGAGCAAGCTCGCTCCCACAGATTTTTTGTATAACGAGCAAACATCTGCATACCAACAATCACCCGCAAATACATTATCCTGCACCCTCGATTTCAACGAGCCATCCCTCCCATGCCAACACCCTCCAACCGTCTGCGCACAGGACGCGTGAAAACGTGTGTCTTGCGTCTGGGCGGGCTGGTGCTGGCATTGGCTTTTCAGGGCGAGGCGCTGGCTGAAGAGTTCGAGTTCGACATTCCCGCACAGGCCCTGAACAGCGCCCTCAAGGAACTGGGGCGGCAAGGCGATCTGCAAATTCTTTACAACCCCGACGATGTGAGCGGCAAGCTCGGCAGTGCGGTGCACGGCAAGTTGACGCCTGAACAGGCGGTCACGGATCTGCTGGAAAAAGCCGGTGTGGCGCACAGTTTCGAGGCCAACACCCTGATTCTCGGTGCCGCCGCTTCTGCGCAGCCCATGAGCCTGGGGCCGGTGGCGATCAAAGGCGACCATTTCGGCATCACCAGCGAGGGCAGCGGTTCGTATGCGGCCACCGGAATCAGCATCAACAAGACCGCACAATCGTTGCGCGATACCGCGCAGTCGATCACCGTCGTGACCCGCCAGTTAATGAACGACAAGAACCTCACCGGTCTCGACGAGGTGATGGCGCAAACGCCAGGCATTACCTTTTCACAACGCAATTTCGGCTCTCATGTGTTCAGCTCACGCGGCTTTGCGCTGGAGGACGAGAGCTACACCATCGATGGCGTGGCCGGCTGGATGACCCCGGACATGGAAATCTACGACCGCGTCGAAGTGCTGCGCGGCGCTGCCGGGCTGCTGATCGGTGCGGGCAACCCCGGTGGCGCAGTGAATCTGGTGCGCAAGCGGCCGACCGCAATACCGCAGCTGTCGATCACAACCCGCGCCGGGAGTTGGGACCAGTACCGTGTCGACCTGGACGGCAGCAGTAAACTCAACGAGTCGGGCAGCGTGCGCGGGCGCTTTGTAACCTCTTACGAAGACCGTGGCTCTTTCATCGACGGGCTGCAAAAAACCGCGCCGCTGCTGTACGGCATTCTGCAAACCGACCTGAGCGAAGACACCACACTGACCCTGGGCTTGCGCCATCAGAGTGCGGACATTCATGGCTTTTCGATTTTCGGCCTGCCCCGCTACAGCAACGGCAGGGCTGTCGATCTGTCGCGTTCGACCTCGCTGGCCCAGGACTGGAATCGCCACCAGACGCGGACCGACGAAGTGTTCAGCGAGCTGGAAACGCATTTTGACGAGAACTGGAGCGGCACACTGTCGGCGACCCACTCCGAGGGCGCGTTCGACCAGAAAGTCGCCTATGCACAAGGCGCCATCGACCCTGCAACGCAGAGCGGTTCGCGACTGGTCAAAACCCTGTTTCGCTCGGACACACTGCAAAGCGACGGTTTTGACAGCCATCTGGACGGTCGTTTCGACGCCTTCGGCCTGACCCACCAGTTAACGGTCGGTGGCAATTGGTCCGAGCAAAATCGTGATTCGCGCTATGCCACCGTCAACGCCAATCAGCCGCTGGACATCTTCAACCCGGACCACAACGCGATTGCCGAACCTGCGCGCCCGGCCTGGCGCAGTACCGACTACAGCGACAAGCGTTATGGCGTTTACAGCAACCTGCGCCTGAGCCTGACCGAGTCGTTGAGCCTGGTCATGGGCGGGCGAGTCAGCTGGTATGACTATCAGAGCCAGTCCGCAGGCGTGACCGCTCGCGCCCAGGAGGACAATCAGGTTACGCCGTTCGTGGGGGTGATCTACGACCTGGACCGCGACTGGTCGTGGTACGCCAGCTACACCGATATCTTTCTGCCACAGAGCGGTTATCGAACCGCATCCGGCGCGCTACTCGACCCGGCCATCGGTGCCAGCCATGAAACCGGTATCAAGGGCGAACTGTTCGACAAGCGCCTGAACGTGTCTTTTGCGCTGTTCTATGTGAAACAGAAAGACGTGGCAGTCGAGGACGAAGCCCATGCGGGGCAGTGCCTGAGCAACGACGCTTACGGCACGTGCTACCTCAATGGTGACATCCGGCGCAGCAAGGGTTTCGACATGGCAATCAGCGGTGAACCACTGCCTGGGTTACAGACCCTGGCCGGTTACACCTTCAACCTTACGCGTGGCAGCGACGGGCAATCGATTTCAGCAGAAACACCCCGGCACATGGTGCGCCTGTCCAGCAGCTACATCCTGCCCGGCAGCTGGCGTAGCCTGACTGTCGGTGGCGGTGTCTCGGCGCAAAGCGGCTACTCGGCACACGCGTCGACTCAGCCTATCGACAACCCCGGCCGCGCCATCTGGGACGCGCGGGCCTCGTGGAAAATCGACGAACACTGGTCGGTGGCGCTCAACGGCAACAACCTGCTGGATCGCAAATACTACAAGGCCACCGGCGACATCGACCGCGGCAACTACTACGGCGACCCGCGCAACTACGTCCTGACGTTGCGCGGGGATTTTTAGCAGACTGGCGATCAAGACCGGACGCAGAGCGTCCAGAACAGCATGTCTCCTAGTGGGAGCGGACCGGGCGACGCTTCGCTTATCCGCGAAGGCGGCAGTTCAGACGATATATTTTCGGAGAATGCCTAAGCCCTTTCGCGGACAAGTCCGCTCCCACGGGGGCCGGTATGCCCCTCTATTTACTGCCGTTTCCCGGCAGACCCAACAAAAGCGAAGTGTCGCCCGATCCGCTTCTACAGGTGGGAGTGCCGTTCGTGACGCTCTGCGTCACACAAGCCGTTCGGCAAGCCCCTGCAGAAACGCTTCCGCGAGCACCACGTTGTCGTGCCGCTGATCAACCGTTGTCGAGCTGCGCAGTCCGTTCACCGAGCATTGTTCAAGCAGCACCGTTTCAGCCCTGGCAATCTGCCCTGGCGCTCGGCTCTGCCCGGCCCACCAGCAATCGGCCTGTACGTTGAGCTTTTTCAGGGTGAACGCCTGGCTCAGCTGCGCGTTGGCTTCCAGCAGTTTGTAACCGGTTTCGATCTCATCCTGCACAGCGATGTCCTGGAAGACGCTGCGCAGGCTGTCGGTGTTCATTCCGGCTTGCTGTGCAACCTTGTCGACCACCCAGTCAATCACCTCACCCTCGCTGGACACCGACTGCCGGGCGGTTTCGATCAGGCCGACAATCGACGCCTCCTGCAAGCCCGGCACAAACGCCTGCAAGCTTTTGATCAGGCTGCGGTAGTAATTTTCGCCCTGTTTCTGTGTGGTGACTTCAGGCGCTTCCTCGACCCATTCCATGCCCAGCGACGTAGGCAGTTGGGTGTCCACCAGTCCGAGGAAACTCACCGTATTGCCGTCACGCTCCAGCACATGCGCCACCTCGATGGCCAGCGCGCCGCCCATTGACCAGCCCAGCAAATTGTAAGGCCCGTGCGGCTGTGTCGCGCGGATCTGCTCGACGTAATAATCGACCATTTCCTGCCAGGACGTATCGAACCAGCCCGGCACCACGTAGGCCTTGTTGACCAGCCCGTAAACCGGTCGGCGGTCGCTCAATTGGCCCGCCAGCGGGTAATACGAGTACGTCCCGCCGCCCCCCGGTGGCAGGCAAAACAGCGGCGCAGCGTCCGATTGATTGGCGTTCATGGCGATGACGGCTGATTTGACTTTAGCCTCATCGGCACGCATGAAATCAGCCAGTTCGCCGAGGGTCTGCATCAGCAGGAAATCATGCAGCTTGATGGAGATCTCGAACGTCTCGCGAATCCTCCCCGCCAGCGAAACCGCCAGCAGCGAATGACCGCCCAGCGCGAAGAAGTTGTCGTTCAGCCCTACCCGCTCGACCTGCAACACCTGCTGCCACAGCGCCGCCAGACGCTGCTCGAATTCCGTACGCGGTGCGACGTAACCCTGCTGCGACTGGCTGACATCCGGTTTCGGCAGTGCGCGGCGATCCAGCTTGCCGTTGGCGGTCAGCGGCATCGCATCAATGAAGACAAACCAGGTTGGCACCATATAGTCCGGCACGTGAGCCTTGAGGTGCCTCTTCAAGGCTTCGCGCAGAACATCCGGCTCTTGACCTGCATCGGTCGGCACCAGATACGCCACAAGCTGTTTGCCGGACGGCCCATCGATATCGATCACATTGGCTTCGCGCACACCGGCATGCTCATGCAGACGCGCTTCGATTTCGCCCAGCTCGATGCGCAGGCCACGAATCTTCACCTGATGATCGATGCGCCCCGCGTATTCGATAACGCCTGCATCACGATAACGTGCCAGGTCGCCGGTGCGATAAAGCCGTCCGCCACCCTGCTCGTCAAACGGATCGGGCACGAAGCGCTCGGCTGTCAGCGCCGCACGGTTGTGATAACCCCGCGCCAGCCCGACGCCACCCAGGTACAACTCTGCCGCCACACCTTGCGCAGCGGGCAGCAGGCCGTCGTCAAAAATGTGGGTTTTCAGGTTATCGATGGGCCGACCAATCGGCACGCTGAGTACGTCGTCCGTGGAACACGTCCAGTGAGTGACGTCAATCGCGGCTTCGGTCGGGCCGTACAGGTTGAACAAACCGGCCTGCGGCAGACGCTTGAGCACCTGACTGGCGAGTTCGGCAGGCAATGCTTCACCGCTGCACACCACACGACGCAGGCTGTGACAGCTTTCCACCTGCGGATGGGTCATAAACGCCTGCAGCATCGACGGCACAAAATGCAGGGTCGTGACCTCATGTTGGCGGATAGTCTGCACCAGCCGCTCGGGGTCGCGATGGTCGCCCGGCAGCGCCACCGCCAGACGAGCACCAGCCATGAGCGGCCAGAAGAACTCCCAGACCGACACGTCGAAACTGAACGGGGTTTTCTGCAAAACGGTACCGGATTCATTCAGCCCGTAAGCCTTTTGCATCCAGTGCAAACGGTTGACCAGGGCGCGATGGCTGTTGCCTGCGCCCTTGGGCTTGCCGGTCGAGCCGGAGGTGTAAATCACGTAGGCCAGATTCTGCGGATGAGTCAGGTTGACCGGGTTGGCAGCGCTGTAACCTTCAAGCCAGTCGCCGTCCTGATCCAGGCACAGACTCTGCACTTGAACCGGCAGGCGCTCCAGCAGTGCGCTTTGGGTCAGCAGCAAACCAATCCCGCTGTCCTGCATCATGTACGCCAGCCGATCCTCGGGGTAATCCGGGTCCAGCGGCACATAGGCGCCACCGGCCTTGATGATCGCCAGCAAACCGATCACCAGTTCCAGGCTGCGCTCGACACAAATCCCCACCAGCACGTCCGGCCCGACGCCCGCTTCACGCAAGCGGTGGGCGAGCTGGTTGGCGCGGGCATTGAGTTGCGCGTAGCTCAGTTGTTCAGCCGCAAAAATCAGCGCCGGGGCGTCTGGTGTGACCAGCACCTGGGCTTCGATCAGGCTGTGCAGGCATTGCTCGCTCGGGAAGTCGGCAGTCGTGGCGTTCCAGTCGTGGACAATCTGCTGCTGTTGATGATCATCCAACAACGCCAGCTCGCCAATCGCCGCCTGCGGATCACGCACCAACGCTTGCAAAACCTGCCGCAGATGCGCCGACAACTGCGCCATGTGTTGCTCGCTGAAATGCTGGCGGGCATAGCTGAAACGCATCGACAACGTTTCGCCCAGGTTGACCACCAACGTCAGCGGGTAATGAGTCTGCTCCTGCGTGTGCAGGCCGCCAAACACCAGCCCCTGCGGCGCAGACTGCTGTAATGCCTCGGACACCGGGTAGTTTTCGAACACCAGAATGGTGTCGAACAACGCCTCGCCAGCACTGCGTGCCCAACGCTGAATGTCGTACAGCGGCGTGTGTTCATACTCGCGCAGGGCGATGTTCTTCGCCTGCACTTGCTGCACCCAGTCCGCCACCCGCTGTTCCGGGCGCGGGCTGGCGATGACCGGCAAGGTATTGATGAACAACCCCAGTTGCTCTTCGACGCCCGGCAGTTCAGCCGGGCGCCCGGCCACGGTTGCGCCGAAGGTCACGCTGGATTGGCCGGTGTAGCGTTGCAGCACCAGCAGCCAGGCCGACTGCACCAGCGTGTTGAGGGTGACGCGCTGCTCACGGGCGAACTCGCTCAACTGGCGGGTGCTGTCGGCGTCGATCAGTTGCAAGTAATCGCCATGCCCCTGCCCGTTCTCGGGCGCTTTGAACGCCTGAACCAGCCGGGTCGGCTCGTCCAGCCCGGCCAGTTGGCCGGTCCAGAAGCGCTCGCTGAGCGCAGCATCCTGACGTTGCAGCCATTCGATGTAATCGCGATAACGGCTGACTTGTCTCGGCAGCGTCTGGCCGCTGTAGCGTTGCAGCACTTCGCCCAGCAAGCGCGAGCTGCTCCAGCCGTCCATGAGGATGTGATGGCTGGTGTAAATCAGTTGATGCCTCTGCTCGCCGGTTCGCAGCACAGCTAGGCGCAGCAACGGCCCTTGGGCCAGATCGAAGCCCTGCTGGCGGTCCGCATTCGCCCAATCGTCTATCCATTCGCCTGATTGCGCACGGGCATCCAGTTCGACAAACGGCATGCTGACATCGCGCAACACCACTTGCAGCGACTGCTCAAGATGGCTGACAAACCCGCTGCGCAGCACTTCGTGGGCACCCAGTGTGGCCTGCCAGGCGGCGCGGAAACGCGGCACGTCCAGGCCGCTGACCTCGACGCGCATCTGGTTGATGTAATTGCCTGCTTCCTGCTCGAACAGGGTGTGAAACAGCATGCCCTGCTGCATCGGCGCCAGCGGGTAGATGTCTTCGATCTGCGCCGCAGGCATCGGCAAACGGCTTAGCTGCGACTGGGTAAGGCGCGCCAGCGGGAAGTCCGACGGGGTCACGCCAGCCACGCCTTCGGTGGTGCAATGGGCAATTAATTGTTGCAGTTCAAACGCGTATTCGTCGGCCAGTCGCTGCACGGTGTCACGTTCAAATACCGCACCGCTGAAGGTCCAGCTCAGGCGCAATTCGCCGCCATACACCTGACCATTGATGCTGAGCGGCGCAGCCAGTGGCGCATCGGCACTCTGCGACGCGCCGCTGCTGTCGGTCGAAGGCGTGAACAGCGCGCCCTGTGCGTCAAAGCTGCCGTCGAACTGGCCCAGGTAGTTGAACACGATGCTGCCCTGCGGCAACGCTTGCAAAGTCTGCCGCGCCGATTCGCTGCCCAGATAGCGCAGCGCGCCGTAACCAATGCCCTTGTCAGGCACTGCGCGCAGCTGTTCCTTGATGGTCATGATCGAATCGGCCAGCGTGGCCTGCGGGGTGAGCCTGACCGGGTACAGGTTGCTGAACCAGCCGACCGTGCGGGTGATGTCCAGCGCGTCGAACAGGTCTTCGCGGCCATGCCCTTCCAGACGAATCAGCGCGTGCGGCTGCGCAGTCCAGCGGCTGACCACCCGCGCCAGCGCGGTCAGCAGCAGGTCGTTGATCTGCGTGCGATAGGCCGCTGGCGCATCTTGCAGCAGTTGCCGGGTCAGTTCGCCATTCAATTGCGTGACCACCGACAGCGCGTGTTTCTGCTGCTGGCCGCCGTGTGGATGATCGCACGGCAAAGCGTCGCTGACGTCCTGCAACTGCGCTTGCCAGTAATCCAGTTCCTGTTCCAGCGCCGGGCTGTGCGCATAGGCCTGCAACTGCTCGGCCCAGCTTTTCAGCGAGCTGGTTTTCGCCGGCAGCAACGGTGGCCTGCCTGCCGCCGTGGCGACATACGCCTGTTGCAGGTCTTCCAGCAACACCCGCCACGACACGCCGTCCACTGCCAAATGGTGAATCACCAACAGCAAGCGCTGCTCGCCCTGCGGCAGGTCGATCAGCACCGCACGCAGCAACGGACCGTTTTTCAGGTCCAGGCTGCGTTGCGCTTCTTCAGCCAGTTCGCTCAGGCGTTCGACACTGTCCAGCTCGTGGGTCCACAGCACGTCACGCGTGTTCAGCGCGCCGAATGTGGCCTGCCACTGGCCGTCTTGCTGCGTGAACCCGAGGCGCAATGCGTCGTGCTGTTCGATCAGCGCGGTAAGTGCCGCTTGAAGAGGGGTTGCATCCAGCGTTTGCAGGGGTTTGAGCATCAGCGCCTGGTTCCAGTGCTGACGCTCGGGGATGTCCAGTTCGAAGAAGCGCGCCTGAATCGGCAGCAACGGCAGCGAACCACTGACCTGTTCTGCCGCCGCAGCGGGCTTTTTCTCGATCAGTTTGGCCACCGAAGCCAGTTGGCCGATGGTCTGTTTCTCGAACAACTGCTTGGGGCTGAGCTTGATGCCCTGGCGCTTGGCGCGGGCGATGATTTGCAGACTGAGGATCGAATCGCCACCCAGTTCAAAGAAATTGTCGGTGCTGCCGACCTGCTCCAGCTTCAGCACATCGGCCCAGACGGCAGCGAGTTTTTCCTCGATCTCACCGACCGGTGCGGTGTAGCGTTGTTTGACCACGCCCGGCTTGGGCAGGGCGCGCTTGTCG
It includes:
- a CDS encoding cyclic peptide export ABC transporter; its protein translation is MTRKTESLARETLRILKPFWWLVALSTVLGIVSGLSVTGLLATINNALNMPGGPDAYTAWLFAGLCVLTLACSTLSNLSTNYVGQRVVANLRRELAAKVLVAPIEQLERYRSHRLIPVLLNDVNTISTFALSVAPMVISFTVTLGCLTYLALLSWQILALTVLTVVLGTGAQYLAHAFGMRSILAARNSEDELQKHYQALSAGAKELRIQRKRRQHMLDEKIHGATENICRSNIRAANIFVSAETFGSMLFFAVIGMAIAFQAMWPTTEKTVLGGFVLVMLYMKGPLERLITALPGISRAQIAMRRIAELSWKFSSPEPHLLVSDRPNSLANMQTLELRNLRYDYPPVEGGDAFHLGPVDLSIKQGDIVFIVGENGCGKTTLIKLLLGLYKPQQGEVRLNGEAVIPENLDDYRQLFTTIFADYYLFDEPLQGEAALPQDAGKYLERLDIAHKVSIKDGAFTTTDLSTGQRKRLALINAWLDERQVLVFDEWAADQDPAFRRVFYTELLPELKQQGKTIIVISHDDRYFYIADQLVRMQAGQIEVEQAQSQTAQA
- a CDS encoding TonB-dependent siderophore receptor, yielding MHNPSRLTPLSNALLLRQMFRSRPSMAAMGLAFCMPVAPQAQEAATEGSATTGSVTLAPTAIDSQYLGTTTDGTGSYTTGAVSIGKGAPQSLRETPQSVTVVTRQVMDDSNLTSLSDVLEDTPGITFQYRNFGGHVYTSRGFSLLAESFLIDGIGGQGYQITGWMQPDMAIYDRVEVLRGASGLLVGAGQPGGAVNLVRKRPTADNKFSITTRAGSWDQYRVDLDGSGKLNDSGTLRGRMVAAYDDSGSYLDGRDSRTPLLYGIVEADVSDDTTLTMSLRRQEQVINGYSIYGLPRYSNGQSLGLSRSTNLAQKWNRHESDMTEAFTEVAHRFNEDWTSKTSLTYSQGGFDQTIAYARGAVDPATLAGSTFQSTLFRKDEVNSTGLNSQLEGNFNAFGLEHQVTLGADWSRQEANSHQATARTRSPINIFDVNQNAFAKPARPAWTTDIDTTEERAGLYANTRIHLSEPLSVVLGTRLSWYDYKYDVKTGAATSYESTQTQEFTPFAGVIYDINDSWSWYASYADIFTPQANYVTAGGSPLDPAIGSNYETGFKGELFDKRMNLSMALFYIKQKDVAGVDVNTTQLCPTSSDGSCYLQDGISRSKGVDVEASGEVLPGLQVFGGYTYNMLRNNGDSDVTYETPKHMLRLNTSYNLPGAWNRLTLGTGVSADSGYEVPSNKQLGVAGKAIWDARASWKLDENWKVSLNAENLFDRKYYTTSIATDRSNVYGEPRSYVLTLRGDF
- a CDS encoding TonB-dependent siderophore receptor, giving the protein MPTPSNRLRTGRVKTCVLRLGGLVLALAFQGEALAEEFEFDIPAQALNSALKELGRQGDLQILYNPDDVSGKLGSAVHGKLTPEQAVTDLLEKAGVAHSFEANTLILGAAASAQPMSLGPVAIKGDHFGITSEGSGSYAATGISINKTAQSLRDTAQSITVVTRQLMNDKNLTGLDEVMAQTPGITFSQRNFGSHVFSSRGFALEDESYTIDGVAGWMTPDMEIYDRVEVLRGAAGLLIGAGNPGGAVNLVRKRPTAIPQLSITTRAGSWDQYRVDLDGSSKLNESGSVRGRFVTSYEDRGSFIDGLQKTAPLLYGILQTDLSEDTTLTLGLRHQSADIHGFSIFGLPRYSNGRAVDLSRSTSLAQDWNRHQTRTDEVFSELETHFDENWSGTLSATHSEGAFDQKVAYAQGAIDPATQSGSRLVKTLFRSDTLQSDGFDSHLDGRFDAFGLTHQLTVGGNWSEQNRDSRYATVNANQPLDIFNPDHNAIAEPARPAWRSTDYSDKRYGVYSNLRLSLTESLSLVMGGRVSWYDYQSQSAGVTARAQEDNQVTPFVGVIYDLDRDWSWYASYTDIFLPQSGYRTASGALLDPAIGASHETGIKGELFDKRLNVSFALFYVKQKDVAVEDEAHAGQCLSNDAYGTCYLNGDIRRSKGFDMAISGEPLPGLQTLAGYTFNLTRGSDGQSISAETPRHMVRLSSSYILPGSWRSLTVGGGVSAQSGYSAHASTQPIDNPGRAIWDARASWKIDEHWSVALNGNNLLDRKYYKATGDIDRGNYYGDPRNYVLTLRGDF